In Tripterygium wilfordii isolate XIE 37 chromosome 15, ASM1340144v1, whole genome shotgun sequence, one DNA window encodes the following:
- the LOC120016712 gene encoding D-inositol 3-phosphate glycosyltransferase yields the protein MASNNKSKKPHISSHSSLCTTLFFIVLFSIPALVLLRTPTASLCSTLAAKHVKPWSGDLRNALFAWNRLPFSQTPPIKLKIAVFTRKWPVGTVPGGMERHAYTLHTALARRGHQVHIFTSPMDQIQTLSDQESQNLPRIHCHEGEPGRWRYNKAWEQFNEENQREAFDIIHSESVALPHWLASNVPNLAVSWHGIALESLQSDIFQDLTRKPEEPISPAFNQSLQGVVPKVLNEIRFFKNYAHHVAISDSCGEMLRDFYQIPDRRVHVILNGIDDDSFGEDRELGLDFRSKIGVPENASLVLGVAGRLVKDKGHPLLYEAFSMLISKHPNVYLVVAGSGPWQSRYTDLGPQVLVLGSMSPTKLRAFYNSIDIFVNPTLRPQGLDLTLMEAMMSGKPLMASRFPSIKGTIVVDDELGFMFSPNVESLLEALEMVVSEGSKRLAQRGKACREYAASMFTAQKMALAYERLFLCIKNETFCTYP from the exons ATGGCATCAAACAACAAATCCAAAAAGCCACACATCTCCTCTCACAGCAGCCTATGTACCACTCTCTTCTTTATTGTTCTCTTCTCCATTCCAGCTCTGGTCCTCCTCCGCACTCCCACGGCCTCCCTCTGCAGCACTCTTGCAGCCAAACACGTCAAGCCATGGTCCGGGGATcttcgcaatgctttgtttgcTTGGAACCGCCTTCCTTTTTCCCAAACCCCTCCAATCAAGCTCAAGATCGCTGTTTTCACCCGGAAATGGCCAGTTGGCACCGTCCCTGGCGGCATGGAACGCCATGCCTACACTCTACACACCGCCCTTGCCCGCCGTGGCCATCAAGTTCACATCTTCACCTCTCCTATGGACCAAATTCAAACCT TATCAGATCAAGAGTCGCAGAACCTCCCACGCATTCACTGCCATGAAGGGGAGCCTGGAAGGTGGAGATACAACAAGGCATGGGAACAATTCAACGAAGAGAACCAACGTGAAGCATTTGATATAATTCACTCGGAAAGTGTAGCACTTCCTCATTGGCTCGCCAGTAATGTTCCAAACCTTGCTGTGTCTTGGCATGGAATCGCTCTTGAGAGCTTACAATCTGATATCTTCCAAGACTTGACCAGAAAACCTGAGGAGCCAATCTCCCCTGCTTTCAACCAGAGCCTTCAAGGTGTCGTCCCGAAGGTGTTgaatgagataagattcttcaAGAACTACGCACACCATGTAGCTATAAGCGATAGTTGTGGAGAGATGTTGAGGGACTTTTATCAAATACCTGACAGGCGAGTTCATGTGATCCTCAATGGAATCGACGATGATAGTTTTGGTGAAGATAGAGAATTGGGTCTTGATTTCAGGTCCAAAATAGGTGTTCCAGAGAATGCAAGTTTGGTTCTTGGTGTGGCTGGGAGATTGGTGAAGGACAAAGGCCATCCTCTGTTATATGAAGCTTTTTCAATGCTCATATCGAAGCACCCAAATGTTTACTTGGTCGTCGCGGGTTCAGGGCCGTGGCAGAGCAGATACACTGATCTGGGTCCTCAAGTTCTGGTTTTGGGGTCAATGAGTCCAACGAAATTGAGGGCATTCTACAACTCAATTGACATATTTGTGAATCCAACACTTAGGCCACAGGGGCTCGATCTCACTCTAATGGAGGCAATGATGAGTGGGAAGCCATTGATGGCATCAAGGTTTCCAAGTATAAAAGGTACAATTGTGGTTGATGATGAGCTTGGTTTCATGTTTTCTCCAAATGTCGAGTCATTGTTGGAAGCACTGGAGATGGTGGTGAGTGAAGGTTCAAAGAGGTTGGCACAGAGAGGCAAGGCTTGCAGGGAATATGCAGCTTCCATGTTCACTGCTCAAAAGATGGCTTTGGCATATGAGAGACTGTTTCTTTGCATAAAAAATGAGACATTTTGTACCTATCCTTGA
- the LOC119980060 gene encoding nucleolar protein dao-5, translating into MTDSGFLSDTDESAVEELISQAQELCVLEQVSAINCSGFTDSDLPSELENRFRKLKSFPLTKSGYKVTGNSRCDKALYGSKSDLSKSEVNGEAEDDGAVFGERSGGFSDSKKNPVGNLGSVRGSRSGYASSPSNSDIGDEQSSAEKKNPTEKKGLEKKLSKHRSISSSSDSSSNDLTENAIFSPSKQTPDVKKKSKSKLNSGSFSSPVASPNSWMDSPSPPRKTGCFWCSPKKVPRQKSRESKALDMDLEWGKNDDLLSDLGTFSVKEQQKILKMAMKEQQKISHEAEKIVKWAKQASARMNFHDIEDELSDDEIIKRA; encoded by the coding sequence ATGACCGATTCTGGGTTTCTTTCTGATACCGACGAGTCGGCGGTGGAGGAACTTATATCTCAGGCACAAGAGCTGTGTGTTCTGGAGCAAGTCTCTGCTATCAATTGCTCTGGTTTCACTGATTCCGACCTTCCCAGTGAGTTGGAGAATCGATTTCGTAAACTCAAATCGTTCCCTCTCACGAAATCCGGCTACAAAGTTACTGGGAACAGTCGTTGCGACAAGGCTCTGTATGGCTCGAAGAGTGACTTGAGTAAGAGCGAGGTGAATGGTGAAGCGGAGGATGATGGTGCTGTGTTTGGTGAGCGAAGCGGGGGTTTCTCGGATTCCAAGAAAAACCCTGTTGGGAATTTGGGGTCGGTGAGAGGATCACGAAGTGGATATGCTTCATCCCCTTCGAATTCGGACATAGGGGATGAGCAATCGTCGGCTGAGAAGAAAAACCCAACTGAGAAAAAGGGCTTGGAGAAGAAATTGTCCAAACATCGGTCCATTTCCTCTTCTTCGGATTCATCTTCAAATGATTTAACTGAAAATGCGATTTTCTCGCCATCCAAACAAACTCCGGATGTGAAAAAGAAATCTAAATCCAAATTAAACTctggttctttttcttctccagtGGCTTCTCCGAATTCGTGGATGGATTCACCATCTCCACCTCGGAAAACTGGCTGTTTCTGGTGCTCGCCGAAGAAAGTTCCCAGGCAAAAGAGCAGAGAAAGTAAGGCATTGGATATGGATCTTGAATGGGGGAAAAATGATGACTTACTGTCTGATCTGGGTACCTTTTCAGTGAAAGAGCAGCAAAAGATTCTCAAGATGGCAATGAAGGAACAACAGAAGATTAGCCATGAAGCAGAGAAAATCGTCAAATGGGCAAAGCAGGCATCAGCAAGGATGAATTTTCATGACATTGAAGATGAGCTAAGTGATGACGAGATCATAAAAAGAGCATAA
- the LOC120017331 gene encoding probable aspartic protease At2g35615, with protein sequence MTSTIFPSLCFFITLYLFSLMQVFSSAFTVNLIHRDSPRSPLYDPATSHYDRLNDAFHRSITRLDYFKHEAPLVPTGGEYLMNISMGSPPIQILGIADTGSDLTWTQCKPCDECYYQKPPMFDPIKSSSYNNLTCDSKFCHALSSNERACLQDQNICEYTYTYGDQSVTEGFLATEKFSLSPGHSHTLVFGCGHDNEGTFDEAGSGIIGIGGGVLSLISQLGSSINGQFAYCLVPTVTETSSSNITSKITFGSDSVISGSCVVTTPLVEKDPATYYYVTLEAITVGNKRLDYYNNSSKNDCVHSNIHPGNMIVDSGTTLTFLNSGIFNRVLSILEEAIDAEPVKDPEGLFKFCFRDKKGVDLPVVIAHFTGADLKLQPLNTFAQVQDGLVCFTMMPSEDLAIFGNLSQMNFVVAYDLEKKSVSFLPTDCTKY encoded by the coding sequence ATGACTTCCACAATCTTTccttccttatgcttcttcatTACCTTGTATCTGTTTTCACTCATGCAAGTTTTCAGTTCTGCCTTCACTGTGAATCTAATCCACCGAGACTCTCCTAGGTCTCCTCTTTACGACCCTGCTACTTCCCACTATGATCGCTTGAATGATGCCTTTCATCGTTCGATTACACGCCTTGATTATTTCAAACATGAAGCACCATTGGTTCCAACAGGTGGTGAGTATTTGATGAACATCTCAATGGGAAGTCCACCAATTCAGATACTTGGGATTGCTGATACAGGTAGTGATCTAACATGGACTCAATGTAAGCCTTGTGATGAGTGTTACTATCAGAAGCCACCAATGTTTGATCCAATAAAGTCATCATCCTACAACAATCTTACTTGTGACAGTAAGTTCTGCCATGCATTAAGTAGTAATGAGAGAGCTTGTCTTCAAGACCAAAACATATGTGAATACACATATACTTATGGAGACCAATCTGTGACAGAAGGGTTTCTTGCAACTGAGAAGTTCAGTTTAAGTCCTGGTCATTCTCATACACTTGTGTTTGGGTGTGGACATGACAATGAAGGTACATTTGATGAGGCAGGGTCTGGTATAATTGGTATTGGAGGTGGTGTTCTGTCTTTGATTTCCCAATTGGGTTCTTCAATTAATGGTCAATTCGCATACTGTTTGGTTCCAACAGTCACAgaaacatcatcatcaaatatTACAAGTAAGATCACTTTTGGGAGTGATAGTGTGATTTCTGGTTCTTGTGTTGTCACAACTCCTTTAGTTGAGAAAGACCCTGCAACATACTATTATGTGACATTGGAAGCAATCACTGTTGGAAACAAGAGACTAGATTATTACAACAATTCATCCAAAAATGATTGTGTTCATTCCAATATTCATCCTGGAAACATGATAGTCGACTCCGGAACAACTTTAACCTTTCTGAATTCAGGGATTTTCAACCGGGTTTTGTCTATACTAGAGGAAGCAATTGATGCAGAACCTGTCAAGGACCCAGAAGGGCTATTCAAGTTTTGTTTCAGAGACAAGAAAGGAGTTGATCTTCCAGTGGTGATAGCTCATTTTACTGGAGCAGACTTGAAGTTGCAGCCATTGAACACATTTGCTCAGGTCCAGGATGGTTTGGTGTGCTTCACTATGATGCCTTCTGAAGATTTGGCAATTTTTGGGAATTTGTCTCAGATGAACTTTGTTGTGGCTTATGATCTTGAGAAGAAGAGTGTGTCATTCTTGCCAACTGATTGCACCAAGTACTAA
- the LOC120016711 gene encoding protein NUCLEAR FUSION DEFECTIVE 4 isoform X2, with protein MVRWLISLLLFCVLHGTFEENNNFSLTWYCTICSLLEEGARKVFLLCLLAGCSICWFNTVCFVLCIRNFPANRALALSLTVAFNGVSAALYTLAGNAVDLSSNSVYLLLNAFVPLLTSFAALLPILRQPSLDPLPPVAVRRDSLIFLILNFLAILTGIYLLFGSNSSDAAKARLLFSGAIFLLIFPLCIPGIVYARDWFKRAIHSSFRLDGSGFLLVDDEDLELHKELLTRETSNHGNGSAVRLLSSDGITRQKSYDEKEGCCETMIGKDQLAMLGEEHPAGLLVRRLDFWLYYIAYFCGGTIGLVYSNNLGQIAQSLGQVANTTTLVTLYSSFSFFGRLLSAAPDYVRAKFYFARTGWLTVALLPTPVAFILLAVSGSAMALNVGTALIGLSSGFIFAAAVSITSELFGPNSVGVNHNILITNIPVGSLIYGFLAAIVYDSNVSSGLKNIISDSVVCMGRKCYFLTFVWWGCLSILGLVSSVLLFMRTRHAYDHFERNRISTQLY; from the exons ATGGTGAGGTGGCTGATTTCCCTGCTACtcttttgtgttcttcacgGTACTTTTGAGGAGAATAATAATTTTAGCCTAACATGGTACTGCACAATTTGTTCCTTGCTGGAAGAAGGTGCAAGGAAG GTGTTTCTTCTTTGTCTATTGGCGGGATGCAGCATCTGTTGGTTCAACACTGTTTGTTTCGTTCTTTGCATAAGGAATTTCCCTGCTAATCGTGCTCTTGCACTGTCGCTCACCGTTGCCTTCAATGGCGTGAGTGCGGCCTTATACACCCTTGCCGGCAATGCAGTTGATTTATCCTCCAATTCAGTATATCTGCTCCTGAATGCCTTCGTGCCCCTTCTAACTTCCTTTGCTGCGCTACTTCCAATTCTTCGCCAACCATCTTTAGATCCCCTTCCCCCTGTTGCGGTTCGCCGTGACTCTCTAATCTTTCTCATTTTGAATTTCTTGGCCATCCTAACTGGTATTTATCTCCTctttggatcaaattcatcagaTGCTGCGAAAGCTCGTCTCCTCTTCAGCGGAgccatttttcttctcattttcccATTATGCATCCCCGGTATTGTCTATGCCCGTGACTGGTTTAAACGTGCCATTCACTCTAGTTTCCGCCTTGATGGCTCTGGCTTCCTTCTTGTGGACGATGAGGACCTTGAGCTTCATAAAGAGTTGCTCACGCGTGAGACGAGCAATCACGGGAATGGATCAGCTGTACGCCTCTTGAGTAGTGATGGAATCACAAGACAGAAGAGCtatgatgaaaaggaaggatGTTGTGAGACCATGATTGGAAAGGATCAATTGGCGATGCTTGGGGAAGAGCACCCAGCTGGGCTTCTTGTGCGTAGATTGGATTTTTGGCTATACTATATTGCATACTTCTGCGGGGGGACAATTGGTCTTGTCTACAGCAACAATCTAGGCCAAATTGCACAGTCACTTGGACAAGTTGCAAATACTACGACGCTTGTCACTCTCTATTCATCCTTCTCATTCTTTGGTCGCTTACTTTCTGCAGCTCCAGACTATGTCCGTGC AAAATTCTACTTTGCCAGGACTGGGTGGCTAACTGTAGCCCTTTTGCCAACACCGGTTGCCTTCATTTTGCTTGCAGTATCAGGCAGTGCTATGGCATTGAACGTAGGCACTGCGTTGATTGGGCTGAGCTCCGGATTCATATTTGCTGCTGCTGTTTCAATAACATCCGAGCTGTTCGGACCCAACAGCGTAGGCGTCAATCACAACATTCTCATCACAAATATCCCAGTTGGGTCACTTATTTACGGTTTTCTTGCTGCGATAGTTTATGACAGTAATGTAAGTTCTGGTCTCAAAAACATCATCAGTGACTCGGTGGTATGCATGGGGAGGAAATGCTATTTTTTGACATTTGTTTGGTGGGGATGCCTAAGCATTCTGGGGCTAGTTTCTAGTGTCCTGTTATTCATGAGGACGAGACATGCTTATGACCATTTTGAGCGAAATCGCATATCAACACAACTCTATTAA
- the LOC119980059 gene encoding probable serine/threonine-protein kinase PBL15: protein MRETPSKQWRPFTANCCTVDDKTIFGNFSRCKPSRSDNIAPMPSFRRLSFSDLSRSSSMRINEDLAMSFGNDLYDFQLSELKAITQNFSSNFLLGEGGFGTVHKGYIDENLRQGLKAQAVAVKLLDIEGLQGHREWLAEVIFLGQLRHKNLVRLIGYCCEDEERLLVYEFMPRGSLENHLFKRLSVSLPWSTRIKIAVGAAKGLSFLHSAVNPVIYRDFKTSNVLLDSDFTAKLSDFGLAKMGPEGSNTHVTTRVMGTYGYAAPEYVSTGHLTAKSDVYSFGVVLLELLIGRRCMDKSRPKGEQNLVDWAKPYLTSSRRLRYIVDPRLAGQYSVKGAKEMALLALQCISLNPKDRPRMSAIVETLKCLQNYKDMAVSSGQWPVAPKSTRNAKVNKTDSKGGTFRKSSPVTPSRKKS, encoded by the exons ATGAGAGAAACCCCATCAAAGCAATGGAGACCCTTTACTGCAAACTGTTGTACTGTGGATGACAAAACAATCTTTGGCAACTTCAGCCGGTGCAAGCCATCACGTTCTGATAACATTGCACCAATGCCATCATTCAGGAGATTGTCATTCTCTGATCTTAGTCGGTCTTCTTCGATGCGGATCAATGAAGACCTTGCCATGTCTTTTGGGAATGATTTGTATGATTTTCAGTTGAGTGAGTTGAAAGCTATCACACAGAATTTCTCAAGCAATTTCTTGCTTGGAGAGGGTGGTTTTGGGACTGTTCATAAGGGTTATATTGATGAGAATTTGAGGCAGGGCTTGAAGGCTCAAGCTGTTGCTGTcaagcttttggacattgaagGCTTGCAGGGTCACCGTGAATGGCTT GCAGAAGTGATATTTCTTGGGCAGCTTAGGCATAAAAATCTTGTCCGATTGATCGGTTATTGTTGTGAGGATGAAGAAAGGCTTCTTGTATACGAATTCATGCCTCGAGGCAGCTTGGAGAATCACTTGTTCAAAA GGCTTTCAGTATCACTGCCATGGAGTACAAGAATAAAGATTGCAGTTGGAGCAGCTAAAGGCCTTTCCTTCTTGCATAGTGCAGTGAATCCGGTGATATACCGCGACTTCAAGACTTCCAATGTCTTGCTCGATTCT GATTTCACAGCAAAATTGTCCGACTTTGGACTAGCAAAGATGGGACCTGAAGGATCAAACACACATGTGACAACAAGAGTGATGGGAACATATGGGTATGCAGCTCCAGAATACGTCTCAACAG GGCACTTGACAGCAAAAAGTGATGTTTACAGCTTTGGAGTGGTGCTGCTGGAGCTGCTTATAGGGAGGAGATGCATGGATAAATCAAGGCCAAAAGGTGAGCAAAACCTTGTTGATTGGGCAAAACCATATCTGACTAGTAGCCGGCGATTGCGCTACATTGTGGATCCAAGACTTGCTGGCCAGTACTCTGTAAAGGGTGCAAAAGAAATGGCTCTTCTGGCCTTACAATGCATTAGTTTGAATCCCAAAGACAGGCCGAGGATGTCAGCCATAGTTGAAACACTAAAATGCTTGCAAAATTACAAGGACATGGCAGTCTCTTCTGGACAATGGCCAGTCGCACCAAAATCAACCAGAAATGCTAAAGTGAATAAGACAGATAGTAAAGGTGGGACTTTCAGGAAATCCTCCCCTGTTACTCCAAGCAGGAAAAAATCTTGA
- the LOC119980058 gene encoding receptor-like protein 7, which produces MTANTIYRINISDRLQMKNMLMMFWISTLFLSFHLPSIVSATCPEEQRSLLMKLKEEFSMNSDIESKLSSWSTETDCCFWNGITCDSETGNVIGLDLSDCSISVGINSSSSIFNLQHLQRLNLAYNYFQFQLNTISSGFGNLSHLTHLNLSNSGFAGQIPLVISSMRNLISLDISYSSILKLQDPDLATLLNNLTNLRELLLDGVNISMNGHEWCQILVEKVPHLRVLSLSNCNLFGPIHDSLLQLQHLAHLNLGGNELSSVFPDFLTSFSYLTSLRLGGCNLHGWFPESIFLMATLQIIDVSGNPLLKGSLPEFSQASSLQVIRLSSTKFSGKLPESMDNLASLTELQLAECDFFGSIQSSFESFTDLVYLDLSSNNFSGSIPGLISSRKISHVDLSNNGFTGTIPSSFGKGLVKLKIFDLHNNSLHGMIPSSLFIHPRIEQLILRSNKLTGQLKEFENASYSLLKVIDLSKNQLKGPVPLSFFEIRGLARLELYSNFFNGTVEASMFKGLKGLTTLDLSDNNLSFITNDSDVSILSEIATFRMGSCNITQFPVFLKNSGFLFHIDLSNNRITGEIPNWIWKFADLSHLNLSRNMLHGFEKPVPDLSLITSLSVLDLHSNMLHQPFLNPPPNIVYLDYSNNKFSSTIPLNIGYSLYFAIFISFSNNSLSGELPLSLCRIGYAQILDVSDNHFNGAIPSCLALVDSLQVLKLRNNRFQGVMPRKFGEECSLRTLDLSQNHLVGVLPRSLEKCTSLEVLDLGTNQLNGSFPSWLDTLPMLRVLVLRSNNFSGLIRQSHTDKAFQMLQIIDLSSNNFQGTLPSEWFRSWEAMMKQKKESQSYQVLKVTFLELSGMYYQDSVIMTSKGLEMNFEKILTIFTSISLSDNQFKGDIPESLANLVSLKSLNLSKNHFTGLIPRTLMNLKEIESLDLSENKLSGKIPAGLATLTFLSVFNVSENSLAGEIPQGPQFNTFSAASFEGNTELCGLPLPRDCQNELPPANTSQSSRAPSSHWGIDRDFFWIGFGFGEGTGTVLGVIAGIFISNMCLSKRIGRFSCRSIRPL; this is translated from the exons ATGACAGCGAACACTATCTATCGG ATTAACATCTCAGACAGACTGCAAATGAAGAATATGCTAATGATGTTTTGGATCTcaactctctttctttctttccatctgCCTTCAATAGTTTCAGCGACATGTCCTGAAGAGCAAAGATCATTGCTTATGAAACTCAAGGAAGAATTTTCGATGAACTCTGACATTGAATCAAAGCTTTCTTCATGGTCTACAGAAACTGATTGTTGCTTCTGGAATGGCATCACTTGTGATTCTGAAACTGGGAATGTTATTGGCCTTGACCTTAGTGATTGCTCTATTTCTGTTGGTATTAATAGCTCTAGCAGCATCTTCAATCTTCAACACCTTCAGAGACTCAACTTGGCCTATAATTACTTTCAGTTTCAACTGAACACCATATCGTCGGGTTTTGGTAACCTTTCACACTTAACTCATCTCAATCTATCTAATTCAGGTTTTGCAGGACAAATTCCTCTTGTCATATCATCTATGCGGAACTTGATTTCTCTTGATATATCTTACTCATCAATATTGAAGCTCCAGGATCCAGATTTGGCTACCCTCCTCAATAATCTGACAAACTTGAGGGAGCTTCTCCTTGATGGGGTGAATATCTCTATGAATGGTCATGAGTGGTGTCAAATCCTTGTGGAAAAAGTCCCTCACCTTCGTGTGTTGAGCTTATCAAATTGTAATCTTTTCGGACCAATCCATGATTCTCTCTTGCAGCTTCAACACCTTGCTCATCTCAATTTAGGTGGAAACGAGCTTTCTTCAGTCTTTCCTGATTTTTTAACAAGCTTCTCATATTTAACGTCTTTGCGCCTGGGTGGATGCAACTTACATGGCTGGTTCCCTGAAAGTATTTTCCTCATGGCTACCCTTCAAATTATTGACGTTTCTGGTAACCCTCTTCTCAAAGGTAGTCTGCCAGAATTTTCTCAAGCTAGTTCACTTCAAGTTATCCGTCTCTCCTCAACAAAGTTTTCAGGGAAACTTCCTGAATCAATGGACAATTTGGCGTCTTTAACAGAACTGCAACTTGCTGAGTGTGACTTTTTTGGGTCAATTCAATCCTCATTCGAGAGCTTCACTGATCTTGTTTACCTTGATCTTTCAAGCAACAATTTCAGTGGTTCGATTCCGGGACTGATCTCGTCAAGGAAGATCAGCCATGTTGACCTGTCAAATAATGGATTCACAGGGACAATTCCGTCATCTTTTGGAAAAGGGCTTGTCAAGCTCAAAATTTTTGACCTTCATAACAACTCTCTTCATGGGATGATTCCTTCATCTCTATTCATCCATCCTCGCATTGAGCAGTTGATACTTCGTAGCAACAAGCTCACTGGACAGCTCAAAGAGTTTGAGAATGCATCATACTCATTATTGAAGGTAATAGATTTGAGCAAAAATCAGCTGAAGGGACCGGTGCCCCTATCGTTTTTTGAGATAAGAGGGCTTGCTCGACTCGAACTTTATTCCAACTTTTTTAATGGCACCGTGGAGGCTAGCATGTTTAAAGGTCTTAAGGGCCTTACAACACTTGACCTCTCGGATAATAATTTGTCGTTCATTACAAATGACAGTGATGTATCCATACTGTCAGAAATTGCTACATTCCGTATGGGATCTTGCAATATAACCCAATTCCCAGTTTTCTTGAAAAATTCAGGGTTCCTGTTCCATATTGACCTTTCCAACAATAGGATTACAGGTGAAATACCAAATTGGATTTGGAAATTTGCTGACTTATCACACTTAAACCTATCCCGGAACATGCTTCATGGTTTTGAAAAACCTGTTCCTGATCTTTCCCTAATCACCTCCTTGTCTGTTCTCGATCTTCACTCCAATATGCTCCATCAGCCCTTTCTGAATCCGCCGCCAAATATTGTATACTTAGATTACTCCAATAATAAATTCTCATCAACCATTCCTTTGAATATTGGCTACTCGCTATATTTTGCTATATTCATATCCTTCTCAAACAATAGTCTTTCTGGTGAACTCCCTTTGTCACTTTGCCGAATCGGTTACGCACAGATTCTTGATGTCTCTGATAATCACTTCAATGGCGCCATTCCATCATGCTTAGCTTTGGTTGACTCCTTGCAGGTGCTTAAACTAAGAAATAATAGATTTCAAGGAGTAATGCCCAGGAAATTTGGTGAGGAATGCAGTTTGAGAACTCTTGACTTGAGTCAGAATCATTTAGTTGGGGTTCTTCCAAGGTCATTGGAAAAATGTACAAGTCTAGAGGTTCTAGATCTTGGGACCAATCAACTGAATGGTTCATTTCCTTCTTGGTTGGATACATTGCCCATGTTGCGAGTTCTTGTCTTGCGGTCCAACAACTTTAGTGGTTTGATCAGGCAATCTCATACTGATAAGGCCTTCCAAATGCTTCAAATCATCGATCTCTCTTCCAATAATTTTCAAGGCACTTTGCCTTCTGAATGGTTTCGGAGTTGGGAGGCAATGATGAAGCAAAAGAAGGAATCACAATCATATCAAGTTCTCAAAGTCACATTCTTGGAGCTGAGCGGAATGTATTATCAAGATTCGGTGATTATGACAAGCAAAGGGCTAGAGATGAACTTTGAGAAGATACTCACTATCTTCACATCTATCAGTTTATCAGATAACCAATTCAAAGGGGATATTCCTGAGTCTTTGGCGAACCTTGTATCCCTTAAATCACTGAACTTGTCAAAGAACCACTTCACAGGCCTGATTCCACGTACACTCATGAATCTTAAAGAGATTGAATCTCTTGATCTCTCAGAAAATAAACTCTCTGGGAAGATTCCTGCAGGCCTAGCAACATTGACATTTCTCTCAGTCTTTAATGTCTCAGAGAATTCTCTTGCAGGGGAAATACCGCAAGGACCTCAATTCAACACTTTCTCGGCAGCTTCATTTGAAGGAAATACTGAACTGTGTGGCCTTCCACTGCCTAGAGATTGCCAGAATGAATTGCCACCAGCAAATACAAGTCAAAGCTCAAGAGCCCCCAGTTCTCACTGGGGTATTGATCGGGATTTTTTCTGGATTGGGTTTGGTTTTGGAGAAGGAACAGGCACGGTTCTTGGAGTTATTGCTGGCATTTTTATCAGTAATATGTGTTTGAGCAAAAGAATTGGAAGATTTTCGTGTAGGAGCATTCGTCCATTGTAG